A genomic stretch from Salvelinus alpinus chromosome 38, SLU_Salpinus.1, whole genome shotgun sequence includes:
- the LOC139566166 gene encoding autophagy-related protein 9A-like, with product MAAHFDTEYQRLEASYSDSPTGEENLLVHIPDGNKSPWHHIENLDLFFQRVYNLHQKNGFTCMLLGEVFELVQLLFVVGFTVFLANCVDYDILFANKFVNHTDSSKVTLPDAFLPVDVCSASIRDNVTVMFVLMISGVFWLHRLIKFIYNICCYWEIRSFYTNALKMSMAELPYFTWQEVQARIVEIQKEHQICIHKKELTELDIYHRILRFKNYMVAMINKSLLPVRFRPPLLGESVFYTRGLKYNFELILFWGPGSLFESEWSLKPQYKRGGNRLELADKLASRILWIGIANLLLCPVVLVWQILYAFFSYTEVIKREPGSLGARCWSLYGRCYLRHFNELDHELMSRLSKGYKASSRYMNCFLSSLLTVVAKNVAFFAGSLLAVLIALTIYDEDVLAVEHVLSSITLLGVCITVCRSFIPDKHLVYCPEQLLRVILAHIHYMPDHWQGNAHRYETRDQFSQLFQYKAVFILEELISPLVTPFILIFSLRRKSLEIIDFFRNFTVEVVGVGDTCSFAQMDIRQHGHPAWMSEGKTEASIYQQAEDGKTELSLMHFAITNPQWQPPTETTHFISQLKERVQREATGDRHTLTSLSESAPRSLIANFLAGPPSLASLHLGRDGSLTNHGAVGVSDGASALRSLSVSSMRGSCSSAHRSAGHASSASRAMAGSSTDARTASSGSSVWEGQLTSLVLSEYASTEMSIHALNIHELHKQQSGGELSRHTWHRQDSDDSSDSITEEGGSGSGNTNPRNPIPRSHTFPISTPISTPGPIPSSNSDPNPDRGTTLGQEVAPLQSNSQRRYGGNTDSVGPGGRVVRSARVPMGGWAEEGRGGGDPDTVPEEGSEDDMPPNIHKVT from the exons ATGGCGGCACACTTTGACACAGAGTACCAGCGCCTAGAGGCTTCATACAGCGACTCTCCAACCGGAGAGGAGAACCTACTGGTGCACATACCTGATGGAAACAAGT CCCCGTGGCACCACATAGAGAACCTGGACCTGTTCTTCCAGAGG GTCTATAACCTGCACCAGAAGAATGGCTTCACCTGTATGCTGCTGGGAGAGGTCTTTGAGCTGGT TCAGTTGCTGTTTGTGGTAGGGTTCACAGTCTTCTTGGCTAACTGTGTGGACTATGACATTCTGTTCGCTAACAAGTTTGTCAACCACACCGACTCCTCCAAAGTCACTCTGCCTGACGCCTTCCTGCCTGTGGACGTCTGCAGTGCAAG TATCCGTGACAACGTGACAGTGATGTTTGTATTGATGATATCGGGAGTGTTCTGGCTGCATCGCCTCATCAAGTTCATCTACAACATCTGCTGCTACTGGGAGATACGCTCCTTTTACACCAACGCACTCAAGATGAGcatg GCAGAGCTGCCATACTTCACATGGCAGGAGGTTCAGGCCCGGATCGTTGAGATCCAGAAGGAACACCAGATCTGTATCCACAAGAAAGAACTCACAGAACTGGACATATACCACCGTATCCTGCGCTTCAAAAactacatg GTTGCCATGATAAATAAGTCCCTCCTTCCTGTGCGTTTCCGCCCGCCACTGCTCGGGGAGAGTGTGTTTTACACCCGCGGCCTCAAGTACAACTTTGAACTCATCCTCTTCTGGGGgccag GCTCTCTGTTTGAGAGTGAGTGGAGTTTGAAGCCGCAGTATAAGAGAGGTGGTAACAGGTTGGAGCTGGCAGACAAACTGGCATCACGTATACTGTGGATCGGCATCGCTAACCTCTTACTCTGTCCTGTCGTACTGGTCTGGCAAATACTGTATGCCTTCTTCAGCTATACAGAG gtgataaAGCGTGAGCCAGGTAGTTTGGGAGCGAGGTGTTGGTCTCTGTACGGTCGATGTTACCTTCGCCACTTCAATGAGCTGGACCACGAACTGATGTCACGGCTCAGCAAGGGCTACAAA GCGTCCTCTAGGTATATGAACTGTTTCCTGTCCTCGTTGCTGACGGTGGTGGCTAAGAACGTGGCGTTTTTTGCTGGCTCCCTATTGGCTGTCCTCATTGCTCTGACCATCTACGACGAAGACGTCCTCGCCGTGGAACACGTCCTGTCATCCATCACCCTGCTGGGAGTGTGTATCACTgtctgcag gtcTTTTATCCCAGATAAACACCTGGTTTACTGTCCAGAGCAGCTGCTCAGGGTGATTCTGGCTCACATCCACTACATGCCAGACCACTGGCAGGGCAACGCTCATCGCTACGAGACACGAGACCAGTTCTCACAGCTCTTCCAGTACAAGGCT GTGTTTATCCTAGAGGAGCTGATCAGCCCCCTGGTGACTCCCTTCATCCTGATCTTCAGTCTGAGGAGGAAGTCTCTGGAGATCATTGACTTCTTCAGGAACTTCACCGTGGAGGTGGTAGGGGTGGGAGATACCTGCTCCTTCGCTCAGATGGACATCAGACAGCACGGACACCCCgcg TGGATGTCTGAGGGGAAGACCGAGGCATCTATTTACCAACAGGCGGAGGATGGAAAGACTGAGCTTTCCCTGATGCATTTTGCCATCACCAACCCCCAGTGGCAGCCCCCCACTGAGACCACTCACTTCATCAGCCAGCTGAAGGAGAGAGTACAGCGAGAGGCTACAGGAGACAGACACACTCTCACCTCACTGTCAGAGTCAGCG CCAAGGAGTCTGATAGCTAACTTCCTGGCAGGTCCCCCCTCATTGGCCTCTCTTCATCTGGGGCGGGACGGCTCCTTGACCAATCACGGGGCGGTGGGTGTTAGCGACGGGGCGTCAGCCTTGCGCTCCCTCTCAGTCAGCAGCATGAGGGGCAGCTGTAGCTCCGCCCATAGGTCAGCCGGACACGCCTCTTCTGCAAGCAGAGCCATGGCGGGATCAAG tACTGATGCTCGAACTGCTAGTTCAGGCAGTAGTGTGTGGGAAGGTCAACTGACAAGTCTCGTCCTATCAGAATACGCCTCCACGGAGATGAGCATCCACGCACTCAATATAcatgag CTCCATAAGCAGCAGTCTGGAGGGGAGTTGTCCCGGCACACCTGGCACAGGCAGGACAGTGACGACAGTAGTGACAGCATCACCGAGGAGGGGGGTTCAGGGTCAGGGAACACTAACCCCCGAAACCCCATCCCCCGCTCACACACCTTCCCTATCTCCACCCCTATCTCCACCCCCGGCCCTATCCCCAGCTCTAACTCGGACCCTAACCCTGACCGAGGTACCACTCTGGGACAGGAAGTGGCACCTCTCCAGAGCAACAGCCAGCGTCGCTACGGGGGGAACACGG ACTCTGTCGGCCCGGGGGGCAGAGTGGTGAGGTCGGCGCGTGTGCCCATGGGGGGTTGGGCAGAGGAGGGACGAGGAGGCGGAGACCCCGACACTGTACCTGAGGAGGGCTCAGAGGACGACATGCCTCCCAACATACACAAG GTGACGTAA